The following are from one region of the Coffea eugenioides isolate CCC68of chromosome 2, Ceug_1.0, whole genome shotgun sequence genome:
- the LOC113762779 gene encoding ADP-ribosylation factor GTPase-activating protein AGD5-like isoform X1, whose protein sequence is MNGKASVSKELNAKHIKILEGLLKLPENQYCADCKSKGPRWASVNLGIFICMQCSGIHRGLGVHISKVRSATLDTWLPDQVALIQSMGNEKSNSYWEAELPQKFDRVGIENFIRAKYVEKRWIPRNGNFKASPAVREDRILDKKMGSGSRSTGYLKCTDNLSEERKNSKLLNNVTSSPSIQNGCNPAPPKVSEQIASAVKPQEVHQKLEPSDTQARKGQPGGRATPMESEAKVEYATDFLNKLSMEEAKENDPKLSAANNLSLGHSQTAEATRCLEQKVPSKVAENKSKLDSGIEELLRDFQWNTPTVVGKPLDDMKNDTMSLIDKSSVVSPLPVQQQHMMLAEQQSSFMAAAPRPWGQSHSIPNNIHQATSNAQNWGRISYQAPGRMMGSVQPLNCYAAASASPNLSMYNATPMAPVGGRISAAGMGRPYSTLSAPSNYDFSSLVQGMFTKR, encoded by the exons ATGAACGGAAAAGCCAGCGTTTCCAAGGAGCTTAATGCAAAGCACATAAAg ATTCTTGAGGGGCTACTCAAACTGCCGGAGAACCAATACTGTGCTGACTGCAAGAGCAA AGGCCCTAGATGGGCTAGCGTGAATCTGGGAATCTTCATATGCATGCAATGTTCTGGAATCCATAGAGGTCTTGGAGTACACATATCAAAG GTGAGATCTGCTACTCTTGACACATGGCTTCCAGATCAAGTTGCATTGATTCAAT CAATGGGGAATGAGAAGTCAAATAGCTATTGGGAAGCTGAGCTGCCTCAAAAATTTGATAGAGTtggaattgaaaattttatccGTGCAAA GTATGTCGAGAAAAGATGGATCCCAAGGAATGGAAACTTTAAAGCATCTCCAGCTGTGAGAGAAGATAGAATTTTGGACAAGAAGATGGGATCTGGAAGTAGAAGTACTGGATACCTTAAGTGCACAGATAATTTGTCGGAAGAGAGGAAAAACTCTAAACTTCTGAATAATGTTACAAGTTCCCCCTCCATTCAAAACGGCTGTAACCCTGCGCCTCCTAAAGTATCCGAACAG ATTGCTTCTGCTGTGAAACCGCAAGAAGTTCACCAGAAATTGGAGCCATCAGACACTCAGGCTAGGAAAGGACAACCAGGAGGCAGGGCCACCCCAATGGAATCAGAAGCTAAGGTTGAATATGCTACTGATTTTCTTAATAAGCTTTCTATGGAGGAAGCCAAAGAAAATGACCCCAAATTGTCTGCTGCTAATAATCTTTCATTGGGACATTCGCAGA CTGCTGAAGCTACACGATGCTTAGAGCAAAAGGTTCCATCTAAGGTTGCAGAAAACAAGAGCAAGCTGGACTCTGGTATTGAAGAATTACTTAGAGATTTTCAGTGGAATACCCCAACTGTTGTAGGGAAACCTTTAGATGATATGAAGAATGACACCATGAGCCTCATTGACAAG TCTAGCGTGGTGTCACCTTTGCCCGTCCAACAACAACATATGATGCTGGCTGAACAGCAGTCTAGTTTCATGGCTGCTGCACCAAGGCCTTGGGGTCAGTCTCATTCAATTCCCAACAATATACATCAAGCCACCTCCAATGCTCAAAACTGGGGAAGAATTAGCTATCAGGCACCTGGAAGAATG atgGGAAGTGTTCAACCTTTAAACTGCTATGCTGCTGCTTCTGCAAGTCCAAATTTAAG CATGTACAATGCAACACCAATGGCTCCAGTAGGTGGAAGAATATCAGCTGCGGGGATGGGCAGGCCTTACTCAACTTTGAGTGCACCATCAAATTATGACTTCTCTTCTTTAGTGCAGGGAATGTTTACAAAACGGTGA
- the LOC113762779 gene encoding uncharacterized protein LOC113762779 isoform X2, producing the protein MRSQIAIGKLSCLKNLIELELKILSVQSMIVVDRYVEKRWIPRNGNFKASPAVREDRILDKKMGSGSRSTGYLKCTDNLSEERKNSKLLNNVTSSPSIQNGCNPAPPKVSEQIASAVKPQEVHQKLEPSDTQARKGQPGGRATPMESEAKVEYATDFLNKLSMEEAKENDPKLSAANNLSLGHSQTAEATRCLEQKVPSKVAENKSKLDSGIEELLRDFQWNTPTVVGKPLDDMKNDTMSLIDKSSVVSPLPVQQQHMMLAEQQSSFMAAAPRPWGQSHSIPNNIHQATSNAQNWGRISYQAPGRMMGSVQPLNCYAAASASPNLSMYNATPMAPVGGRISAAGMGRPYSTLSAPSNYDFSSLVQGMFTKR; encoded by the exons ATGAGAAGTCAAATAGCTATTGGGAAGCTGAGCTGCCTCAAAAATTTGATAGAGTtggaattgaaaattttatccGTGCAAAGTATGATAGTGGTTGATCG GTATGTCGAGAAAAGATGGATCCCAAGGAATGGAAACTTTAAAGCATCTCCAGCTGTGAGAGAAGATAGAATTTTGGACAAGAAGATGGGATCTGGAAGTAGAAGTACTGGATACCTTAAGTGCACAGATAATTTGTCGGAAGAGAGGAAAAACTCTAAACTTCTGAATAATGTTACAAGTTCCCCCTCCATTCAAAACGGCTGTAACCCTGCGCCTCCTAAAGTATCCGAACAG ATTGCTTCTGCTGTGAAACCGCAAGAAGTTCACCAGAAATTGGAGCCATCAGACACTCAGGCTAGGAAAGGACAACCAGGAGGCAGGGCCACCCCAATGGAATCAGAAGCTAAGGTTGAATATGCTACTGATTTTCTTAATAAGCTTTCTATGGAGGAAGCCAAAGAAAATGACCCCAAATTGTCTGCTGCTAATAATCTTTCATTGGGACATTCGCAGA CTGCTGAAGCTACACGATGCTTAGAGCAAAAGGTTCCATCTAAGGTTGCAGAAAACAAGAGCAAGCTGGACTCTGGTATTGAAGAATTACTTAGAGATTTTCAGTGGAATACCCCAACTGTTGTAGGGAAACCTTTAGATGATATGAAGAATGACACCATGAGCCTCATTGACAAG TCTAGCGTGGTGTCACCTTTGCCCGTCCAACAACAACATATGATGCTGGCTGAACAGCAGTCTAGTTTCATGGCTGCTGCACCAAGGCCTTGGGGTCAGTCTCATTCAATTCCCAACAATATACATCAAGCCACCTCCAATGCTCAAAACTGGGGAAGAATTAGCTATCAGGCACCTGGAAGAATG atgGGAAGTGTTCAACCTTTAAACTGCTATGCTGCTGCTTCTGCAAGTCCAAATTTAAG CATGTACAATGCAACACCAATGGCTCCAGTAGGTGGAAGAATATCAGCTGCGGGGATGGGCAGGCCTTACTCAACTTTGAGTGCACCATCAAATTATGACTTCTCTTCTTTAGTGCAGGGAATGTTTACAAAACGGTGA
- the LOC113760789 gene encoding uncharacterized protein LOC113760789, giving the protein MAMMKLFDAHCHLQDPRVFNMAPQIIRKALDNGVAHFAVNGVSESDWHLVKEMSDRHPSVIPNFGIHPWFVADRTPNWLNTLKEFFEANPAASVGEIGLDKGSRGKQIDFTDQVEVFRQQLQLAKELKRPASIHCVRAFGDLLDILKSEGPFPAGVLLHSFLGSAEMVPEFAKLGAYFSFSGFLMSMKETKARKMLKSVPRDRILLETDAPDALPKSNNSDSLLVIGSPDEDSTTKDSPLFENASIKETNKSTLETENLNHPANIHHVLSYVASLLDMTREELAEISYGNAVNLFTYEGSKKYN; this is encoded by the coding sequence ATGGCCATGATGAAGCTGTTTGATGCTCATTGTCACCTACAAGATCCGAGGGTGTTCAATATGGCCCCACAGATAATCAGGAAAGCGCTTGATAATGGGGTTGCTCATTTTGCTGTCAATGGAGTCAGTGAGAGTGACTGGCATTTGGTTAAGGAGATGAGTGATAGGCATCCTTCGGTGATTCCAAATTTTGGGATCCATCCATGGTTTGTTGCTGACAGAACTCCCAATTGGCTGAACACTTTGAAGGAATTCTTTGAGGCTAATCCTGCAGCTTCAGTTGGAGAGATAGGTTTGGACAAAGGTTCACGTGGGAAGCAGATTGATTTTACAGACCAGGTTGAAGTTTTCCGACAGCAACTTCAGCTTGCTAAAGAGTTGAAAAGACCAGCATCTATCCACTGTGTGCGAGCTTTTGGTGATTTACTTGATATACTGAAATCTGAAGGACCATTCCCTGCTGGTGTGCTTTTGCATTCTTTCTTGGGTTCTGCCGAAATGGTTCCTGAATTTGCTAAGCTTGGTGCGTACTTTTCCTTTTCGGGGTTTCTTATGTCCATGAAGGAAACCAAGGCAAGGAAAATGTTGAAGTCTGTTCCTCGTGATAGAATTTTGTTGGAGACAGATGCACCCGATGCTCTTCCAAAATCAAACAATTCAGATTCTCTTCTTGTGATTGGAAGTCCTGATGAAGATTCAACTACCAAGGACAGTCCCTTGTTTGAGAATGCATCTATAAAGGAAACCAACAAATCAACTTTGGAGACAGAAAACCTTAATCATCCTGCTAACATTCACCATGTACTGTCTTATGTAGCATCTTTGCTTGATATGACTAGGGAAGAACTTGCTGAAATTAGTTATGGAAATGCGGTAAACCTCTTCACTTATGAAGGTTCCAAGAAATATAACTAA